The genomic window CAAGCACGGGTTTTCCTGCTTTCATAGCAACAATGGTCACACTTTTGTGCCAAATTGGAGTAtcatatgtttgaaaattttgaatgcaTATGTGTGTATGACTTTATGTGTAAGATTCGATTCTTTAAAACAGACACAAGAGACAATAGCTAATTTAACAATAAATACATTCTCTTCAAAAAAACATGTCAAAAATGCCTAGAAAGAACATGTACCATTCCATGATATGGTTCTGGATAAAATTGTCCTTTGGAGACCAGGTCATAATTTGCATGACTAGCGGCAAGATGTATTTAGACATTCAAATTGGAATATGCATGTTTCAGGATATGAGTGAATGGGAGGAGAGTGAAGCACAAAACCTTGTAAGCTCTTTTTGAAACTGAATATGAGCAAACCATTCTAGTAAAAACACTTGCCCCTCCCAACCTTACAGCCGGCAGTGTTTCTGGTGAAGCCATCATATTCACCATCATCTCCAAGACAACAGATGCAAAGTCATCTGTTAACTCACAAAACCTACTGGCAGCAAACAATGATGCTTTCACCTATAGAAATCATGCAAAGGCAGAAAATAAGTCTTtctcattttctaaaaataaGTTATTGTAAGTGGGATGTAAATAATGACATAGCAATAAGAATGTTTCTTATCTTCTGTTTCTTCATTTTTTGGGAAGGCAGATTGCTAATCTAAGGGGCTAAATAAGTGTCTGCAGATGTGTGTGATTGAGAGTTTTATAATGTCTAAACATTGTTTGAGGATTCTAATTTAAGTTAAACACTTTTGCTTAGGCTCAAACATGTTCAAGTAATCACcattctttaaaaagaaaaagataaagaaaCAGACTAGAAAAAATATTCTactaaaaacaaaaggaaaaaatgatTTTGTGCAGCAGAAATACTGATGTTGATACACCACACTCACCTCCAAAATATTAGAAGAGACCATACTGGAGAGTACCAAGTATCGTATCTCAGCACTATCTTTTGCAAAATCAACCCAACAACCAAAAAGAACTAAAGCCATTGCTCTCGACTCAACATCACCTGTGTCAAAAACAACCTTCACTCTCCTCAAAAGTTCTTCATGGTTATACACTCTGCTATTTAGAAAAGTTCGTCTCTTTTGCTTCCTAAGTTTTTTGCTTCTATTACACCTGATACTTGTCAAGAAAATTCTGACAACAGATAACCTGATTTTTTTATCACCGAAGCGAAATGCGTCTGCAAGCCTTAAAAGTATAGCGTTGGCAAACAGCCTATCCTCGCCAGGGACTAAACCGAAGATGGAGCATAGTGCCTTAGTTGCTTCTGGTTCTTGACCCCACTGCTCCAGTCTTGGGCCAGTCTGTAAAATGGTCTCAACTGCTAGAGCTGGATAAGGAGAAACTAATTTAGTCCCATGGagctgaagaagatgatgaaatgggttgacattaaattttatgaaaaggtAAAAGAAGCAGATGAAACCTGGGTTACTGGAGCGAAGAGCCTTGTCCAGCTGGATGCTCCATTCCATGGCACAAGCAGCCGATATTTTGTCCATGGCAAAATGCAGTAATGAGCTCCACTACTacctgaaaggaaaaaaaaaacatataaacagAGGGGATGCACtgagaagaagaggaagcaagggACTAAGCATTTAGACGAACGGTTGGTGAACAGAAATAAGGTAGACACGATAACTGCAGATTCGTCGTCAATACCAACACACAcctatatgatgatgatgatgatgttattAGCCTTTGAAGCCCTCGGCCAACCGAACccaaacttaaaactttcacTTACTAGTTCATGAATTACAGATATGATCCCCCCGCTTTGTTTGCCCTTTTGTTTGTTTGGTTAAGAAGACGGACATGTTTGCTAACCCATGTTTATTGTTCTACTGCCTTTAGGTCTCCGGGCACCAAGGCATTTTTTCTATtcgtaattacttttttttttatattaaatttgggtttttttttcaaattatttgtgAGAAATAGTTTCTTTAAAGacaatattcaaaaaaaaaataacctTTCAAATCCGTCAGTTAAATGAAATATCCATATTAATCGTCTTTCATTAAATTTTGattcattctttcttttattttaacgaCCACAATATTCTTCATTAGTTCCTCGATATCATTGGTAGCAGAGATTAACTTCCAGCTCTTGATCTTCCCAAGATAATATTGCTCCATTCATTATTGTTACTCAAGAGTCTGCATTTACTAATTCCCTAATAACACatttacaattaaaaaaaatctaaaagaagAATTCGTCCTGACTTTGTGTAAAATCTTTTACAACAGAACATATGATTGTTTTTGTTCTTCACCATAGCAGGACCTCCAAATCTACTGCAttgttttccttttctctttccaATAGCCAGAGACAAATTCCATTGGATGCTATTATAGTCATCTTCCCTCAGCTTTGTTAAACTTTTAAGGATACCATATCCACCATCTCTTTTCCTCATATCCTCTTCCGTGAACCCTTCCAAGATTAAATAGTAGTAGCTCATGATGAAGTAAAGGGTACTCGTTGATTGGGTTCAACTCCTCTAAAGAGGGCATCATTTCTTGTCTTCCAAATTCCTCATAAGGTATAGGTGAAGAGGGTATAGATCTCTCTTGGTTTAAACATCCAACATGCGCCATTTTGAAATCCAATCCGAAACATTACTAAGTTTGAATTCTTGAAATCTTAGAGAAAGTTGGTCACCAAACTAGACAGTTCCAGAAAAATCACATGTAAGGAAGATATGCTCAATAAACATCTAAAAGCAAGGAGCAAAACTGACAAggcataatgttaaatttaacccttaatatttatttattttatcattttagaccTTATTCTATTATTGGATCATTTTAGCCctcaactttaaaattttaatcacttTTGGATGAAGACAATAACTAAACTGTTAAAATGATGTATCTACTCGTATGACAGTCTAcgtataattcataaaaattcaaaaatattaataaaaaatttattcatttaacagtGAAATATACGTGAAATATCACATGAACTGTCATATCAATaccgttaaaattttaaaagttcaatacaaaaacaaacaatttagcttgacaaaaaaaaagaataaaggcaATTAGTGATAGTATTAATTGACTGTATCCCtgacaaaattttcacacttgAACCAACCAATTCATCTGAGACAGATCTCACCAAAAATACACCATTGTtgtcaaatttatatatgaaaacaAAGTTGAAGGACAAAGTTTggaataaaatgtatgaaaagtACCAACTACTATAAAAATAAGATCCAACTTCGCATGAATTTAAGTACTTACTAATGGACTCGCAAAgtgtaattaatttttaaaaaaatataatatcttCACGAGAGGAGGGATTGAATGCCTAATTATGCATACAGTCAATAAACCACCTGAAATGAAGGGTAATTTTATAGCTTTTCCACcaccaaaataatttaaactacgTACAACCAAGCACATTATATCATACAAAACACACACAAAAGCCGTTAAATCAACATGCAAGTTTTCATGCCCTTCTTTTTAACCATTGGTCGGCAAAAGTAACAGCAGCAGCTACTTGTGAAACCCAGATCACTGTTTGTTAACAAATACTTCTGCTTAATCTCACATGCActaaacaataataacaacaactactactaatttgttgagaaatatcaTCGCCATATTCAAAACACTTGTATTTTCTTCAATCGATCAAATATATCAGAGATAATCTGATCACCTGAGCTATCAAAAATATCAGTCACTCcgaataaatattgtatattcaGATGACTATTGGTTAGCAGTTTAGGAAGTCAAATGGGAGAGGAACCATGTTCATTAAATACAGCTCCCCAAGGAATTGACCATCATGTTCATTTGCTGGTGATTTGGTTGCCACGCAGCTAAGTTAAGCTTTTCAGTCAGGTTACCCCGGACGAATGCACTAAAATTGGTCTCTAGCATAAAAGAACATTCATCATCAACCAAACAGCCCTTCCAATAAATTTCGTACTGCCTTTCCTAACACCCATGTTCAGAAGTAATTGAAGCTTTCACATCTCGTTTGTGGAAGGAGCAGGTTAACCGATAGCAGCTTTCCCTCTCTGGGGAGACACAGGCCAGAAAAGTAAATTTGGCTGGTACCATATTTGATTCCCAAGTACTTGGATGTTCTGCACCAAACAGGGTTTGCTTAAATCTCAATTAAAGTATAACTAACTGCAGGTAAACATCATAAACAAGTAGTCAAGGGTTATAACTAGATAAGTTATTTATATCTTCTCTATAAAGTCACTATCTTATAAATTACTCACTTCAGATGCTTCTAAATTTCACTTTTTTCATTGAAGAAGTAAAACAGAATGTCAAGATAAATGATACCTCAAGTTCTATTTTGATCACCAAAAATCTCGACAAGAACACAACCCTTCATTGAAATGATGAAACCTCTTAGCATCTCGCATTATGATCTCTCTGCCAACAATCTTTGACAGGATCTTAAATGCAGCATGACAATCGCCACAAACACGAAGGTTCTTGATAATACGAATCTGTCCACGAGCTGGACTGGTGAGGAGACCATTAGCAAGAGCAAGTCTCTCACTATGAGCAAGAAGAGCTTCTTCCTTACTTTCCTGATCTATATCGTGCAAACAAAATCTTGTTTCGGGAACATAACCAGCTTCTTTCATGTGTTCTTTCAAACGTCTTAGCAGAGCATAGATTCTATCATTCTCAGGATGTGATGTATCTCCTGCACGATACTCGTTGACCCTGCTACTGACTTCAAGAGGACTTTGACAAGCCAATTTCTTCTTCTCATTCTTTTTAAGGTCTGAATCTTTCAAAGGTATGAGACCTGCTTTAGATTGGTCATTCAAGCGAGAGGCATCTAGTTGATTCACAAGCTCAGCACAACGATCCCCAAGTTCCAAGTGCCCATGAATTCTGCAGagattcattaaagtttcccagACATCAGCACTGGCTTCAGATGGCATATTTTCGATGAATTCCAATGCTTCATCCAAATGCCCTGTACTCCCCAGCATGTCAACAACACTGACATAATGCTCCATGGATGGGACAATACCATAATCACTGCTCATAGACAAAAAGTGAAGCATTCCCTCATTAATATCACCAACAACACCACAAGAGTAAAACACTCCAAGGAACATTTTGGCATCTGGTTTCAAGCCTGCCTGCTTAAACTGAGAGAACAGATCAAGGGCATCCTCCCCTAGCCCATTCCTAGCAAGCCCTGTTATCATAGTATCCCAAGATGTCAGATTGCGCCTTGGCATCTTTTCAAACACATCAAATGCATCATTTGTAGAACCACACTTTAAGTACATCTCTAAAATCCTGTTATAGATGCTTACTTTGAGAGGTGAAAATGATCCTATGAGGTGTTCATGAACAGTTTTCGCTTCTTGTAAAGCTTTCACTTCCCCACATGCCTTCATTAACTGCAAAATTTGGGCTAAATCCACAGTAACACCTTGCTGTTTCATCAACACCAAAACTTCTACAGCTTCTTTAACATTTCCTTTAATGCAAAATTCCTCCAGCTTCTCTACCGTAGCATTATTAGTGCTAGTTTCAGAAACCTCAGTTAAGCCTTCATTGGGAATAGAAGTAGCAGATGCTTGACCATAAAAATTAAAGTTACTTGTTACTTTACCATaagaattaaaattataaatattttgtggATTCTGCCGGTACTGGCTGAAATTTGTGCATTGCAAATCCATTTGGCTTCCTTGGGATTCTGGAAACCTTTGTAAATTAAGGTCCAATTGATTCTGTCTAATCTCTGGAGGCCCTTCCCAATATGAACCTACTTGATTCTGCATATTGGAAGTACTTTGAGCATTAGTCTCGCATCCTCTAAAGTTTCCTTTTCTGTAAACTGAGTTATTCTGCAGTTCATATCTTTTGTTTTCCCAGTGCATTCCATCATGATTCTGATGAAACCCTTGCTCAGCGCCCTTCCAAGAACCATTTTCATATATTCCATTCGGATTTGTCCCTAAGTTCCCATTAGTTGCCTCATTGTTATGGTGATACCAACCGAAGTTCCCAGTTTGACCCACGGAACCCATCTGATTTCCCGTTGGCTGCAAACCACCATAATAGCTATTACGGTTGTCCCAACCTGAACTCCCCGTATTATCATCCGTAGGGCATACCTCAAAACCCTGGTTTGGGTTTAAGGCCTGTCCATTTTGTTTCTGCTCATAACCTAGTGACGTTGGGGTATCATAAGGAGAATTCTCAAACTGAGAGGTGCTACTAGGGCTATGAAAATCCCACCTTTCAGGAGCAGTGCTGAGAAACTTATTGAAATGTGTGACTGAACGAGGGAAACGTCGTGACGAACGTACCCTAGATAAAGCGGTGAGATAGTTGAAGGACAGAACCGAAACCCTCTTGCTGGACATTGATGCGTTGCTTTGAAACCTCAAAGCTTCACCTATCGTAAAAACAACCAATAAATGAAGTGATGAGAACGGAAATTTGTTAACGCCACCAACAGAAGAGTGGCAGCATTGGCAGCGCCGTCAAAAACCAAAACCTATCGAAAAGAAACCCCTGAAAAATTCAAGCTAAAAAGTCAGCAAATTCAGCACAATTGCAAAAATGGGCAAGTTTGCGGAATATCCAGAAAGCAGAAAATCAAGAtgattctgaaaattttgaacGTAAAAATTTAACGAGGAATTTATAAGCCCAACTACCAAAaaaaatgatattgaaatttcaGACGATGAAAGGAAGAGCGACGAAgaagtttaaaagaaaaaaaaacctggatgccgGTGGCGGTGCAGAGAGGAGTTTCTTGGCGTCGTTAGAGTTGCAGAAGGCTATtggtttttaggtttttttattgGGCTGGGTAAAAACCAATAATTTGGGTTGGGATCATTCGCTGCTCTTTTGGATGTCAAGCGGCGTCTATATTTGGGCCAACTCTCGAAGTGGATAATCGCTGTTTACTAAAGGTTGGTACGATGTTGCTTTATTGATTGGCTTTAACTTAGAAAGTGGATGTCGAAATTGGCTTTATGAAACAGGTTTAATggcattttttaagtaaaaaataaaaataaaatgttaattttatcgTTAAATTGTTACCAAATCTTGTATTCCAATGtgttaataatcaattttcattctGAGCCTCTCCCCCATTTTCGTTAAAAGATTTTGGTACCCTATTTTACAGCTTCAAGTTGCTTCCTCAGCAGACGTTTGAACGATCCGTTGAATATGACCAGACCAGCTAATTAAACATATAGGTGTACATATGCAATTTGGGGCCTATGTTGAGGTTGCAAAATTTGAAGATATAGAATTTACCTAATAAAGCTACACTGATTGCTAAAAAGTTGTCTAGAGACAAAACTAGTTATAGATACATCAGCCATGCATGATGAGAATAAGCTACTAAAAACAGCAACTCTATTGTGCTATAACTTTAAAATTCTATAACAAATTGGTCGCAATTGGAGTTGAGCCTCTGCCGGCAAGTAGGACAGGAAGAGCGAGAGAGCAGCCATTTATCGATGCAAGCAACATGGAAGCGATGGTTACATTTGGGAAGCATCCGTATTTTGTCACCTTCCGAGAAATCCACGAGGCAAATTGCACAacctgatgatgatgatgatgatgatgatgatgatgagccTGAATTGGCATAAGTTGTAGTTGGTAAAGCTACCATTTCTTTCTTCTTAAGACCCGAGTTCAGTCTACGGGCGGCCACCCATTCCCTCGGCTCGGTCACGACACGATGAGTGCATTGTAACACGCATTGTAGCATGGGGTGAAGACCCAAGGCACAAACCAAGGCACACAACATGGCTGCCACGATGATCATGAGGTTCAAGTCTACTGTGGGTTCTTGCGTCTCCTGACAGGGGATGCTTAATGTGGGAGTATCAGCCGAGGGAGATGGTGAAGCTTGGGCCATGGAGAGATAAACAGAAAGCAGTTGTCAAGTGTAAGCAGATAGAGATTGAAAGAATAGAGAGGAAGGGACACATGGTACAAACAgtaagaggaagaggaagaggaagaggaagaggaagatgaGGCCAAAGATCAATAAGGGTCATCAAATATATGGTGCTGGTTAAATGAGATGGTACGGAGTTGGGATACATCAGATAAAGATTGAGGAACGGTGGAATGGCATATGCTTATGCTTACTTGATAATCCACTGTCTTCCCTTTTTGTTTAATGCCCTTCAAATCATGGGAAAAGCACGTCCCTTTTCCCATCAACTTCGCAAATTTCTATTGGCTTCCTTTCATCAAGTTGGATAACGCATGACTTTCCTACAACTTAAATTACATCCGTTTATTTAgttgataaatatattaaaataaaattacacataaaatttaataatttattaggaTATTATTTGTTAGGCCAACTCTAAATCCACGTAAATAACTTTATATACTTGTgaaaatagtttaattaaaagatatatgaattttcgaattaatgaatttataattgtttattcaaattaaacttagaTTGATGAATGTCCTCTTGAGCCATGACCTATTGCTCATTCGAATCTAATCCATCTATTAATGAAATTGTtaagtcaaaaaaaaattatggtgtCCTTGGTTGAGTGGAAATGTAGAAGGATAGAATGAGAAAACGGAAAaagtagaaagaaaataaattttggctTAATGACAAAATTAGCCACTAACGTTTACATGTCTTGTTAATATGACCCcaattgtatttttgagccttttttttGCCATCaatctttgttttgtttttttcaaacTGCTTTTTCTAACAGATTTGATAAAAAGTATCGTTAAAAATTTAACGGGAtgatgtgaaatatttttaatgagatgtaatttattacttagtaacccaataagataattacatgtgaaaaataataacattaataaatcatacacgaaattaaaaaaatatatataactattaatttaaagaaaataagcgtaattatctaaaaaaaaggTTTCAAAATGAATGCATTCATATATGTTTACTGAGAGGTTTCAAAATggtaattaataaatcaaatcgAAAATACTGAATATGTGCatttattttgaaactttttttttagataattatgtttattttctttaagttgagttttttttaactttatgaattatttattttattattttctacatgtaattattttattgggttatctaagtaataaattatatctcattaaaaatatttcacatatgaaAGTTCACATCATCCTGTTAACTTTTTTAACGGTACTTTCATCAAATCTGTTAAAAAAagcaatttgagaaaaaaaaataaaggttgatggccaaaaaaggctcaaaaatacaattagggtcattttgacaaaacatataataaacattaGTAGCCAATTTTGTCATTAAGCCATTAATTTTCAATGTGTTTTGtaggaaagaaaataagaaagatgactatttttcatcataatacATAAAAACAGACCATTCCAAATTTGAATAATAAGAGGAGagaaaatgatatatatatatatatatatatctttcaaaaaattaattttattttctcttatttttcaagTAATGAAtagaaataaattgatttttactATTCATTAGAATTTTATAATTTGCTCGAAGGAGAATTATTTATTCTATGgttaaataaatgtgaaattttattatttttattggatATAATTTTCAATATCCAAACGCAATGTgaatatttaatcaaaattatttattttttcattaagattattagcatttatttataataatatattgtagtacaagaaattttaatattttgagaagTTATGTATTGTTTTGTTTTGTGCATTACTTTGTAGTCATTTTTCTTCATTCGCAAGCTTCATATATTACTTTATTTAGGGTTAGTTTAgtaatgtttttgaaaagtacCGTGGAAAAGTATTTGTGAGaagtacttttaaaaaatttggtttaagattTGAGTATttagtattgctgtcaaaaagtgtttttgagaaataaaatatctattttagacacgttattatcaagtaacaaatatgcatttaaataatgttcaaattagttaatattattatattttagtaagaacataaaaaaattattataacttgttgttaatattttaatatatgaaatataaattttaaatatttttaagcaataaatattaattatttataaaatttaattagaatatataaattatattttaaatatttaaatataaccattaaatatttttaattagatattaacacatttgtattattttaaaaaatattttttatttttaattaatgattttaacacatttgtaattaagcaccaagaaaaaaaaagggaaaatactaTATTTTTTGAGTGATGAAAAAGTAACTAGATAAAAGTGTATTTAAGAGaggaaaatctaaaaattttagcttctttttagaagtgcttttcaaaagtgcttttggaaagccaaaaatttcagccaaaggCAATTTGTTTAACACAAATTTTTCTTTCCAAAGTACTTTTGGAgccaaaagtgttttttttaagcaCTACTAAACAAGCCCTAATAGATTAAATTTCTCTTACCGGAGTGaacaatttaaatttcatttaggtTGTGTTAGATTTATTAGTTACACACTATATGTTgtagctaaattaaaaaaaaaagattgatgtaaatttaagttttaatttgaatagaattttaaatataaaatgaagaaaaaaatctattaattattatttaattaatattaaaattaagagtgagatcgaattgaatcgaatggAAACATTTCGAGTTAATGAattctattttatcatcttaactagatttgaaattttctcgaatcgagtcgagtgagatgaaatttgaatcgaatatatttgttcgagttaaattaaaaaaatatctttgGGTCCTTGTAGCTACTGTCACCTACCTTAATCAAATTTGTctaccgtaatcaaatttgttattagcTTTAatcccctcataatttatttattaatattttatatacaggTTAGCTTCTTTACTtacttagttgcttcaattatcttttgATTCTTATCACCATGTtttctgaaaataaaaattatatattaaatgtaaaaaatgtgattttttaataaaatttattttaaagataaaatgcgaaattgatagaaatagaaaattttaacacgaatatttgaTGGTATcgtcaataatttaattttaacagaaattgataaaaattcagcatgattaaacaattcaataatataaatagtagacataaattcaaaacaaaaaaaaatttggggtttggagaagtaaaagttttgggggaaagcagaaggaaatttttttttggaGGTTTGCAAGAAGTAAACTTTTAGGGAGAAAGTGAAAGAGAAAAAGTTTTGGGATTTGGGGGAAGTAAAATTTTTGAGGGGGAAGTAAAAGTTTgggggaaaaataaaaggaaaaaagttttgagggtttgggagaagtaaaagttttggagAGAAAGTAAAAGGTAAAAAGTTTTGGGGGGTTTGAGGAAGTAAAATTTTGTAGAGGAAGtaaaaattttggaggaaaagtaaaatttaacttaatttgaactcgaaattcaaaaaaattcgagttgatccgattaactcgattaattcaaaattcgaacttttttaattttttcaagtcgaatcaaattttactcactctaattaaaataatatacaatttacATTTGTGATTATAAATGGTGATAATTACACATGGTGAaagtttaatttataattattaattaaaaagttttaCATAAGATAATAGTTTTGTTAGatttattaaataagaaatgAACGAAAAcccataaaagaaaaaagaaatatacattaataaagaaattaaactaTATCATTTTACTCACTCGATTGTTATGGGTATTATTATCAATACAAGAGGATGTGAGTTCGAGTGTACTAaagtgtattatcctcctatttgtGGGTTGGGGAAGGACTATAGATAATTTTAgacattatgtcaaaaagaacatatataattagattttataatgaaattgttcaatttaattattaatatattataaaatatttggaTTTCAAAGTAGGTATGTTATAATTGATTTAATTAGTTTTATCACACTTCttgtaagtaaattaaaaaacatattgatgtaaaaaattaatatttttgtaaaattgagttttaatttggatagaattttaagtataaaatagataataaaaattatctattattttctatttaattaatattagagtgacatgttgaattaaatttaagtttaaatctATAAATAGTATCTAGTAGTTAGGCATGTTCAATCAAGTAGCATTTAACAAAATTTATTGGTAAAATAACGAAGATTGTTAAcactaataattaattacaacagAATGAAGCATTAAAGCAATGATTTTTTAAAGGAAGCAAAATTGAATCATATTCGAACAACAATGGCATCCAAAAGATACGAGAgcttttttataataaaaaaattgatgatggggtaatataatattatgcgtaaattttattattattttaatttaatattataattttattagtattatgTGTTATTTCaatgttgaattatttttttaat from Gossypium hirsutum isolate 1008001.06 chromosome D12, Gossypium_hirsutum_v2.1, whole genome shotgun sequence includes these protein-coding regions:
- the LOC107945289 gene encoding pentatricopeptide repeat-containing protein At4g32450, mitochondrial; the encoded protein is MSSKRVSVLSFNYLTALSRVRSSRRFPRSVTHFNKFLSTAPERWDFHSPSSTSQFENSPYDTPTSLGYEQKQNGQALNPNQGFEVCPTDDNTGSSGWDNRNSYYGGLQPTGNQMGSVGQTGNFGWYHHNNEATNGNLGTNPNGIYENGSWKGAEQGFHQNHDGMHWENKRYELQNNSVYRKGNFRGCETNAQSTSNMQNQVGSYWEGPPEIRQNQLDLNLQRFPESQGSQMDLQCTNFSQYRQNPQNIYNFNSYGKVTSNFNFYGQASATSIPNEGLTEVSETSTNNATVEKLEEFCIKGNVKEAVEVLVLMKQQGVTVDLAQILQLMKACGEVKALQEAKTVHEHLIGSFSPLKVSIYNRILEMYLKCGSTNDAFDVFEKMPRRNLTSWDTMITGLARNGLGEDALDLFSQFKQAGLKPDAKMFLGVFYSCGVVGDINEGMLHFLSMSSDYGIVPSMEHYVSVVDMLGSTGHLDEALEFIENMPSEASADVWETLMNLCRIHGHLELGDRCAELVNQLDASRLNDQSKAGLIPLKDSDLKKNEKKKLACQSPLEVSSRVNEYRAGDTSHPENDRIYALLRRLKEHMKEAGYVPETRFCLHDIDQESKEEALLAHSERLALANGLLTSPARGQIRIIKNLRVCGDCHAAFKILSKIVGREIIMRDAKRFHHFNEGLCSCRDFW
- the LOC107945290 gene encoding RING-H2 finger protein ATL73 codes for the protein MAQASPSPSADTPTLSIPCQETQEPTVDLNLMIIVAAMLCALVCALGLHPMLQCVLQCTHRVVTEPREWVAARRLNSGLKKKEMVALPTTTYANSGSSSSSSSSSSSGCAICLVDFSEGDKIRMLPKCNHRFHVACIDKWLLSRSSCPTCRQRLNSNCDQFVIEF